Proteins co-encoded in one Azotosporobacter soli genomic window:
- a CDS encoding AzlC family ABC transporter permease, with protein MNIEKAICKVEPVWSAGEFGQGILASGPILLGVVPFGVTCGIMGLTAGLTGLETVLMSLLVFAGSSQFIAITMLGAGIMSWSALVLTTLLVNLRHLLMGASLAQYIVKQSPIRQVLLSFLLTDEAYALTVSRIYQHGYSAAYHFGVSLSLYFTWALSTLAGVLLGSYIPDPLAFGLDFAMPATFLVLLFPRITDRISLIVVIVSALIAVFGAAYLPGKWYIIAACFGAVLVGGLLEGAKANAH; from the coding sequence GTGAATATCGAAAAAGCAATTTGCAAAGTGGAACCGGTCTGGAGTGCCGGTGAATTTGGCCAGGGCATCCTGGCAAGCGGTCCGATCCTTCTCGGCGTGGTTCCGTTCGGTGTTACCTGCGGCATCATGGGTCTGACCGCCGGTCTGACAGGCTTGGAAACCGTTTTGATGTCATTGCTGGTCTTCGCCGGCTCGAGCCAGTTCATCGCGATTACGATGCTGGGCGCCGGAATCATGAGTTGGAGCGCCCTCGTCCTTACGACGCTGCTCGTCAACCTGCGTCATCTCCTGATGGGCGCTTCACTGGCGCAATATATCGTGAAGCAGTCGCCAATCCGCCAAGTGCTCTTGTCTTTTTTATTGACGGATGAAGCCTACGCGTTGACGGTCAGCCGCATTTATCAACACGGCTACAGCGCCGCGTACCATTTTGGCGTCAGTCTCAGTCTTTATTTCACTTGGGCACTATCCACCCTTGCCGGAGTTTTACTCGGCAGCTACATTCCCGATCCGCTGGCCTTCGGTCTCGATTTCGCGATGCCGGCCACCTTTTTAGTCCTGCTCTTCCCACGCATCACAGACCGGATCAGTCTGATCGTCGTCATCGTTTCCGCTCTTATCGCTGTTTTCGGAGCCGCCTATCTGCCGGGAAAATGGTATATCATCGCAGCTTGTTTCGGCGCGGTTCTCGTCGGCGGGCTGTTGGAAGGAGCGAAAGCAAATGCGCACTGA
- a CDS encoding GNAT family N-acetyltransferase: MEIRKIEERDLPQLAALYEELGARRNDPAKMKEEFFRLQSHEECVLLGGVVDGQLLGSIYGIFCRDLFGDCRPFLVLENMIVTASARRQGVARHLLTAMEEEARRRGCYYMMLLSRADRLGAHALYKACGYEDGVKGFKKYLA, from the coding sequence ATGGAGATACGAAAGATAGAAGAAAGAGATCTGCCGCAACTGGCGGCGCTGTATGAAGAATTAGGCGCCCGGAGAAACGATCCGGCGAAGATGAAAGAAGAATTTTTTCGCCTGCAATCACATGAAGAGTGCGTACTGCTCGGAGGCGTGGTTGATGGACAATTGTTGGGATCGATATACGGCATATTCTGCCGGGATTTATTCGGAGATTGCAGGCCTTTCTTAGTGCTCGAAAATATGATCGTCACCGCGTCTGCCAGAAGGCAGGGCGTCGCGCGGCATCTGTTGACGGCGATGGAAGAGGAGGCGCGTCGCCGCGGCTGTTACTACATGATGCTCCTGTCGCGCGCCGATCGTTTGGGTGCGCATGCCTTGTATAAAGCCTGCGGTTACGAAGACGGCGTCAAAGGTTTTAAAAAATATTTGGCTTGA
- a CDS encoding cupin domain-containing protein, protein MKNNANNYSLLNLDERDSAAKLFVGESLQLSGCEVSFNRLAAGEAAPFVHAHKKNEELYIITAGSGLFYLDGEEIAIRSGSLIRVAPAASRAWKAGDNGMEFICIQTEAGSLHQATRQDGIICDAEQPSWAK, encoded by the coding sequence ATGAAAAACAATGCCAACAACTACTCACTCTTGAACCTGGATGAAAGGGATTCGGCCGCCAAACTGTTCGTCGGCGAATCGCTCCAATTAAGCGGCTGCGAGGTTTCTTTCAACCGTCTTGCGGCAGGCGAAGCCGCACCATTCGTCCATGCCCACAAGAAAAATGAAGAACTCTACATCATCACCGCCGGCAGCGGCCTGTTCTATCTGGACGGTGAAGAAATTGCAATCCGCTCGGGCAGCCTGATCCGCGTCGCCCCGGCCGCCAGTCGCGCCTGGAAAGCAGGCGATAACGGCATGGAGTTCATCTGTATCCAAACCGAAGCCGGCAGCCTGCATCAGGCTACCCGCCAAGACGGCATTATTTGCGACGCCGAGCAGCCGAGTTGGGCTAAATAA
- a CDS encoding PLP-dependent aminotransferase family protein, whose translation MPVNSFTDYPMSWTPDFRQAKGPLYKAIAERLESDIKNGLLTPGTRLPPQRELADFLEINVSTVSRAFKLCEQKGLICATIGNGTFVASDAAANSYLLHDEGDGVIELGSVFCETAMHEEVVAQMKKMVAEPDFGKLFRYGRSGGTSWQKESAAKLMQKAGYAAQAENLLLANGAQNAIAAILAGLFQAGDRIGTNEFTYPGVKTAANMLGIRLIPILQTEQEVTEEGLRFACKNEKLSGLYLIPDYHNPTTQTLSDNSRKAVAAVARQEKLIVIEDAIHSLLKKEPTAAIASYAPDQVVYVSSLSKAVAPGLRIAFIAAPPQFRQPLTAALYNLNISVPPLMAELATRIMVSGTLDAIVEKHRSRNRMRNAIVDRYLQGYPVLGEAEGIFRWLLLPSHVSGENFEAEAYQAGVRVYGAERFAVGNAKATNAVRLAIIAPENIRQLEEAMKILSGILQKHTASLHGIKDGEAQE comes from the coding sequence ATGCCGGTTAACTCCTTTACCGATTATCCGATGAGTTGGACGCCTGATTTCAGGCAGGCAAAAGGACCGCTTTACAAGGCAATCGCCGAACGTTTGGAAAGCGATATTAAAAATGGTCTGCTGACGCCCGGCACTCGCCTGCCGCCGCAGCGCGAATTGGCTGATTTTCTTGAAATCAATGTAAGTACGGTTTCGCGCGCGTTCAAGCTATGCGAACAAAAAGGCTTGATTTGCGCGACGATCGGCAACGGAACCTTCGTTGCGTCGGATGCGGCGGCGAATTCATATCTGCTGCATGACGAAGGCGATGGAGTAATTGAACTGGGCTCGGTATTTTGTGAAACGGCAATGCATGAGGAAGTTGTGGCGCAGATGAAAAAGATGGTCGCAGAACCGGACTTTGGCAAACTGTTTCGCTATGGCCGTTCGGGCGGCACGTCGTGGCAGAAGGAAAGCGCGGCAAAACTGATGCAAAAAGCCGGTTATGCCGCGCAGGCAGAAAATTTGCTTCTGGCAAACGGCGCGCAAAATGCGATCGCCGCGATTCTGGCTGGTCTGTTTCAAGCCGGCGATCGGATTGGGACGAATGAATTTACCTATCCGGGGGTGAAGACGGCGGCGAATATGCTGGGCATCCGATTGATTCCGATCCTGCAAACGGAACAGGAAGTGACGGAAGAGGGATTGCGTTTTGCCTGCAAGAATGAGAAACTAAGCGGACTGTATCTGATACCCGATTATCACAATCCGACGACGCAGACCCTGTCGGATAACAGCCGGAAAGCTGTGGCCGCAGTTGCGCGACAAGAAAAGTTGATCGTGATTGAAGACGCAATCCACAGTTTGCTGAAAAAAGAGCCGACCGCGGCTATTGCTTCCTATGCCCCAGATCAGGTCGTCTATGTGTCGAGTCTTTCCAAAGCCGTTGCGCCGGGACTGCGCATTGCGTTCATTGCCGCGCCGCCGCAATTTCGCCAGCCGTTGACCGCGGCCTTGTACAATCTGAACATCTCGGTGCCGCCGCTGATGGCCGAGCTTGCTACCAGAATCATGGTTTCCGGTACGCTGGACGCGATTGTTGAAAAACACCGTTCGCGCAACCGAATGCGCAATGCGATCGTCGATCGTTATCTGCAAGGCTATCCGGTGCTGGGGGAAGCGGAGGGGATTTTTCGCTGGCTGCTCTTGCCGTCGCACGTCAGCGGCGAAAATTTTGAAGCTGAGGCGTATCAGGCCGGCGTTCGCGTTTATGGTGCGGAACGCTTTGCGGTCGGCAATGCCAAAGCAACCAATGCGGTGCGCCTGGCGATTATTGCACCGGAAAACATTCGCCAGTTGGAAGAAGCAATGAAAATTCTAAGCGGGATATTGCAAAAGCACACCGCTTCTTTACATGGAATAAAAGACGGCGAGGCGCAAGAGTAG
- a CDS encoding helix-turn-helix domain-containing protein: MKTRSEYTCPLELTHDITKGKWKPIILWQLRKEAYSLSKLKASITGISQKMLIEQLQELQSFDMIHREQNEGYPLKVSYSLSERGRKMLQAIVIMQEIGVELMLEDGREDFLRELGLL; encoded by the coding sequence ATGAAAACCAGAAGCGAATACACCTGCCCACTTGAACTGACGCATGACATCACCAAAGGAAAATGGAAGCCGATCATCTTATGGCAGCTGCGCAAGGAAGCATATTCGCTGTCCAAGCTCAAAGCATCCATCACGGGCATCAGCCAAAAGATGTTGATCGAACAATTGCAAGAACTGCAATCATTTGACATGATCCATCGCGAGCAAAATGAGGGCTATCCGTTAAAAGTTTCCTATTCGCTTAGCGAGCGCGGGCGCAAAATGCTGCAAGCGATTGTAATCATGCAGGAAATCGGCGTTGAGCTGATGCTGGAAGACGGCCGGGAAGATTTTTTGCGTGAGCTTGGCCTGTTATAG
- a CDS encoding YDG domain-containing protein: ANISKASLTATATGIDRGYNGTTNANVSYGGWVAGDNLTLSGTAAFADKNAGANKTVNVSGMSITGGSDAGNYTLANSTTTTTANIAKASLTATATGVDRVYNGTTNANVTYDGWLAGDNLTLGGTAAFVDKNAGANKTVNVSGMSITGGSDAGNYTLANSTATTIANISKASLTATATGIDRGYNGTTNANVSYGGWVAGDNLTLSGTAAFADKNAGANKTVNVSGMSITGGSDAGNYTLANSTTTTTANIAKASLTATATGVDRVYNGTTNANVTYDGWLAGDNLTLGGTAAFVDKNAGANKTVNVSGMSITGGSDAGNYTLANSTATTTANITPAVLTVKANDIAKIEGAANPAFSATYGGLATGDTVADFSGTLTYNTTATASSPQGNYTIGLNGNLASNNYTISYANGILTVSQQKVQEPYNVARLSAERTDAGVATGTSGNFGLRHGYLNSAISQLDKTVIGYLPLTIIGKGVNTNH; this comes from the coding sequence GCCAACATTAGCAAAGCGTCGCTAACGGCGACGGCAACAGGGATTGACCGGGGTTATAATGGAACGACCAATGCCAACGTGAGTTACGGCGGCTGGGTGGCCGGCGACAACCTGACGCTTAGCGGCACGGCCGCCTTTGCCGATAAAAATGCGGGCGCGAATAAGACCGTGAATGTAAGCGGCATGTCGATCACCGGCGGTAGTGACGCGGGCAACTATACGCTGGCAAACAGTACAACCACGACGACTGCCAACATTGCCAAAGCGTCATTGACAGCAACGGCAACGGGAGTTGACCGAGTTTACAACGGAACAACCAATGCCAACGTAACCTACGATGGCTGGTTGGCCGGCGACAACCTGACGCTTGGAGGAACGGCCGCGTTTGTTGATAAAAATGCGGGTGCGAATAAGACCGTGAACGTAAGCGGCATGTCGATTACCGGCGGCAGTGACGCGGGCAATTATACGCTGGCCAACAGCACGGCTACGACGATCGCCAACATTAGCAAAGCGTCGCTAACGGCGACGGCAACAGGGATTGACCGGGGTTATAATGGAACGACCAATGCCAACGTGAGTTACGGCGGCTGGGTGGCCGGCGACAACCTGACGCTTAGCGGCACGGCCGCCTTTGCCGATAAAAATGCGGGCGCGAATAAGACCGTGAATGTAAGCGGCATGTCGATCACCGGCGGTAGTGACGCGGGCAACTATACGCTGGCAAACAGTACAACCACGACGACTGCCAACATTGCCAAAGCGTCATTGACAGCAACGGCAACGGGAGTTGACCGAGTTTACAACGGAACAACCAATGCCAACGTAACCTACGATGGCTGGTTGGCCGGCGACAACCTGACGCTTGGAGGAACGGCCGCGTTTGTTGATAAAAATGCGGGTGCGAATAAGACCGTGAACGTAAGCGGCATGTCGATTACCGGCGGCAGTGACGCGGGCAATTATACGTTGGCCAACAGCACGGCTACGACGACCGCCAATATTACGCCTGCTGTACTGACCGTCAAAGCGAACGATATTGCCAAGATTGAAGGCGCTGCAAATCCGGCGTTTAGCGCCACATACGGCGGTTTGGCGACGGGCGATACAGTGGCCGATTTTTCGGGAACTTTAACTTATAATACAACAGCGACGGCTTCGTCGCCGCAGGGCAACTATACAATCGGTCTGAATGGAAATCTTGCTTCAAACAACTACACGATTTCATATGCAAACGGCATTTTGACGGTATCGCAGCAGAAGGTGCAAGAGCCATATAATGTAGCGCGGCTCAGCGCTGAGCGCACGGATGCCGGAGTCGCAACCGGAACAAGCGGCAATTTTGGCTTACGCCATGGTTATTTGAATTCGGCTATCAGCCAACTGGACAAAACAGTTATAGGGTATTTGCCGTTGACGATTATCGGCAAAGGCGTCAATACAAACCACTAA
- a CDS encoding pyridoxamine 5'-phosphate oxidase family protein, protein MLKNPEQTIGLLIDKQTVSFISSVDCDGFPNTKAMLPPRNREGIRTFYFTTNTSSLRVAQYRVNPKASIYFCDKRFFRGVMLIGSMEVLEDADSKAAIWQDGDTLYYPQGVTDPDYCVLRFTAQKGRFYSHFKSEDFTVS, encoded by the coding sequence ATGTTAAAAAATCCAGAACAAACAATCGGCCTTTTGATCGACAAGCAAACCGTTTCCTTTATTTCCTCCGTCGACTGCGACGGTTTTCCCAATACCAAGGCCATGTTGCCGCCGCGCAATCGGGAAGGAATTCGAACGTTTTATTTCACGACCAATACGTCCTCCTTACGCGTCGCACAATATCGAGTCAATCCGAAAGCCAGCATTTATTTTTGCGACAAACGCTTTTTCAGAGGCGTGATGCTGATCGGTTCAATGGAGGTTCTTGAAGATGCAGACAGCAAAGCCGCCATCTGGCAAGACGGCGACACGCTCTATTATCCACAGGGCGTAACGGATCCCGATTATTGCGTCCTGCGCTTCACTGCGCAAAAAGGCCGCTTTTACAGTCATTTCAAGTCCGAAGATTTTACCGTGTCTTAA
- a CDS encoding DMT family transporter, whose translation MSLSRIYAMMILCALFWSGAFIAGKLAIREFAPNSLTFFRFLIALPFIFVIAAKWNRGSLLPTARQWPPLIALGLIGTFAYHVLFFSSLQFTSAVNSSLIGSTLPMVTALLAMLFLGEKITWLRAFGIVLAFSGILLVVINGDIEVLRAFHLNPGDALMLAAVCSWAVYSILCRRFMTDYALSPLMITAYTFLVCTAAALPFTIWETSLAELARVSGSGWLAVAYMAIFASVLGYLFQLIAVERIGPSRTAIFVNLVPVFTMIQSPLLLHEPVSLLKVTSGAIIIAGVYLTTRTK comes from the coding sequence ATGTCTCTTTCGCGTATTTATGCGATGATGATTCTTTGCGCGCTGTTTTGGTCCGGCGCGTTTATCGCAGGCAAACTGGCGATTCGTGAGTTCGCTCCGAATAGCCTGACCTTTTTTCGTTTCCTGATCGCGTTGCCGTTCATTTTCGTGATCGCTGCAAAATGGAACCGTGGTTCGCTGCTGCCGACGGCACGCCAGTGGCCGCCGCTGATCGCACTGGGGCTGATCGGTACGTTCGCTTATCATGTGCTGTTCTTTTCCAGTCTGCAGTTTACCAGCGCCGTCAACTCGTCTCTGATCGGCTCGACGCTGCCGATGGTTACGGCTCTGCTTGCGATGCTCTTTCTTGGCGAAAAGATAACCTGGCTGCGTGCATTCGGCATTGTCCTGGCCTTTAGCGGCATCCTGCTGGTTGTGATCAACGGCGACATCGAAGTCTTGCGTGCGTTTCATTTGAATCCGGGTGACGCATTGATGTTGGCCGCTGTCTGCTCATGGGCCGTCTACTCGATCCTCTGCCGACGTTTTATGACGGATTATGCGTTGTCGCCGCTCATGATCACTGCGTACACGTTTCTCGTTTGTACGGCCGCTGCGCTGCCGTTTACGATCTGGGAAACGTCGCTGGCCGAGTTGGCGCGTGTTTCCGGCTCCGGTTGGCTGGCTGTCGCCTATATGGCGATCTTTGCCTCGGTGCTTGGCTATCTCTTTCAACTGATCGCAGTCGAGCGCATCGGTCCGTCACGAACCGCGATCTTCGTCAACCTAGTACCGGTGTTCACAATGATCCAGTCTCCGCTCCTCCTTCATGAACCGGTCAGCCTGCTTAAAGTAACCAGCGGCGCGATCATTATTGCGGGCGTCTATCTGACGACGCGGACAAAATGA
- a CDS encoding AzlD domain-containing protein, whose product MRTEILLIILGMALVTFATRFSCVALFQKTGMPAWLERWLKHIPSAVLTALIVPALLLPKGQIDVSLGNHYLLAGIVAAIVAYKSRNIVATLLLGMGTMLALHFV is encoded by the coding sequence ATGCGCACTGAAATTCTCTTAATCATCCTCGGCATGGCGCTGGTCACCTTTGCCACGCGCTTCAGTTGTGTGGCGCTCTTTCAAAAAACAGGCATGCCCGCCTGGCTGGAACGCTGGCTCAAGCACATTCCAAGTGCGGTTCTGACCGCATTGATTGTTCCGGCGCTGCTCCTGCCCAAAGGACAGATTGACGTATCGCTTGGCAATCATTATCTCTTGGCCGGAATCGTTGCCGCCATTGTCGCCTACAAGAGCCGCAACATCGTCGCCACACTGCTGCTCGGCATGGGAACGATGCTGGCGCTGCACTTTGTCTGA
- a CDS encoding MarR family winged helix-turn-helix transcriptional regulator translates to MQSLLSLYPKTSSPCNCMNLRRASRAVTQFYDDRLKPCGLTVTQLGLLRHIAGCNPPTISEVAKQIRIDRTTLNRNLKPLNEAGFIVITPGQDSRIRLITLSAAGQQAMEEGSCLWEQAQLALQDYLGDADLGKLGQLLLKLEELVP, encoded by the coding sequence ATGCAGTCGCTTCTTTCGCTCTATCCGAAAACCTCCAGTCCCTGCAATTGCATGAACCTGCGCCGTGCTTCGCGGGCCGTGACCCAATTTTACGACGACAGGTTGAAACCCTGCGGCTTGACAGTTACGCAGCTCGGTTTGCTGCGTCATATTGCAGGCTGCAACCCGCCCACCATCAGCGAAGTGGCAAAGCAGATCCGCATTGACCGCACCACGCTGAACCGCAATTTGAAACCGCTCAATGAAGCCGGTTTCATTGTCATCACCCCCGGCCAGGATTCGCGCATCCGTCTGATTACGTTGAGCGCAGCAGGCCAACAGGCAATGGAGGAAGGCAGCTGTCTTTGGGAACAAGCGCAGCTTGCGTTGCAGGATTATCTCGGCGACGCTGATCTCGGTAAACTTGGTCAGTTGCTGCTGAAACTGGAGGAGTTGGTTCCGTAA
- a CDS encoding ketopantoate reductase family protein produces the protein MMKFAIVGAGVMGSLMGAALLKGGAQVWLIDPNQEITNAVRTNGLKVTINGVEEKVAVNAVCSPDEIKDKMDVILFLVKGYHSEAAAHSAQCLADENSYVMTLQNGIGNVEVLEKYYKRDKILHGILEFAGKMLAPGHVQGLIGPNSKICFGPTQKIIKDDMKKIAAYFEKSKIKVILREDIENEIWLKLRNNATNVIFGLLRLTMGQALGAEGTEELMKMVRDEVIAVAKAKGIAFTEDELCVNGGKTPINPELYAHLPFTAQDMKNKKMTEVEYINGAVCREGKKVGVSTPYNEMLYRMIRIMENTYAMQF, from the coding sequence ATGATGAAATTTGCGATTGTCGGAGCCGGAGTGATGGGCAGTCTGATGGGGGCCGCCTTGCTAAAAGGCGGCGCACAAGTGTGGCTGATCGATCCCAACCAGGAAATTACCAATGCTGTACGGACGAACGGCTTGAAAGTGACCATTAACGGCGTGGAAGAAAAGGTCGCTGTAAATGCCGTGTGCTCGCCGGACGAGATAAAGGATAAAATGGATGTAATTCTTTTTTTGGTCAAAGGCTATCATAGCGAAGCGGCGGCGCATAGTGCACAATGCTTGGCGGATGAGAACAGTTATGTGATGACGTTGCAAAACGGCATTGGCAATGTGGAAGTCTTGGAAAAATATTATAAGCGGGATAAGATTCTACATGGCATTTTGGAATTCGCCGGAAAAATGTTGGCGCCGGGTCATGTGCAAGGTTTGATTGGACCGAATTCAAAAATTTGTTTTGGTCCTACGCAAAAAATAATAAAGGATGATATGAAAAAGATAGCGGCTTATTTTGAAAAAAGCAAAATCAAAGTGATTTTGCGCGAGGACATTGAAAATGAAATTTGGCTGAAGTTAAGAAATAATGCAACGAATGTCATTTTTGGTTTGCTGCGCTTAACGATGGGGCAGGCGCTTGGCGCAGAAGGAACAGAAGAATTGATGAAAATGGTAAGAGACGAAGTCATTGCAGTCGCTAAGGCGAAAGGCATTGCATTTACGGAAGACGAACTTTGCGTCAACGGCGGCAAAACGCCGATCAATCCTGAACTCTATGCGCATCTTCCTTTTACGGCGCAGGATATGAAAAATAAAAAGATGACCGAAGTCGAATACATTAACGGGGCCGTCTGTCGCGAAGGAAAAAAAGTGGGCGTGTCGACGCCGTATAATGAAATGTTGTACCGGATGATCCGGATCATGGAAAACACCTATGCAATGCAATTTTGA